One window of the Triticum dicoccoides isolate Atlit2015 ecotype Zavitan chromosome 3B, WEW_v2.0, whole genome shotgun sequence genome contains the following:
- the LOC119282211 gene encoding jasmonate O-methyltransferase-like, with the protein MVHMNQGQGETSYARNSRIQNAQQNRMKPLIEGSIFELCSNNTLFPGKILIADLGCSSGPNALALVSIAVEAIHSYCLQFEQTLPEVCVLLNDLPDNDFNTVVKSLVTLRQSKKPNVLTGVTPGSFYERLFTSGSMHLICSSNSLHWLSKAPEHLTRNQIPAYDMDEHARCESLPIVLEAYAQQFREDFTLFLKLRAKELVPGGRMVVSLVGRHSDVTASKFSHLWETVAQILSVMASEGVIDKAKYDSFYVPMYGASSEELMEIIQEEGSFSITDMRVYDPATDMNNALFTSSWFINHLRAIFEPIIVEHFGDVMNEFVRTAEQRWTLEGSVQDERAKYPRAMQVVSLAKA; encoded by the exons TATGCTCGTAACTCCAGGATTCAG AATGCTCAACAAAACAGGATGAAGCCCCTGATAGAAGGGTCCATCTTTGAGTTATGCAGCAACAACACCTTGTTCCCTGGAAAGATACTGATCGCAGACTTGGGCTGCTCCTCTGGCCCAAATGCGCTTGCACTGGTATCGATTGCCGTCGAGGCCATCCACAGCTATTGCCTTCAGTTTGAGCAGACACTACCGGAAGTGTGCGTGCTACTCAATGACCTGCCTGACAACGATTTCAACACAGTGGTGAAGAGCCTGGTCACACTCCGTCAAAGCAAGAAGCCCAATGTTTTGACTGGTGTCACGCCGGGGTCATTTTACGAGAGGCTCTTCACTAGTGGCTCAATGCATCTTATCTGCTCATCCAACAGCCTGCATTGGCTCTCAAAG GCTCCTGAACATCTCACAAGGAACCAGATCCCGGCGTATGACATGGATGAGCATGCTAGGTGTGAAAGCCTCCCTATTGTCCTCGAGGCTTATGCACAACAGTTTAGGGAAGATTTCACACTTTTCCTGAAGCTAAGAGCCAAGGAATTGGTTCCAGGAGGCCGAATGGTTGTTTCCCTTGTAGGGAGGCATTCTGATGTGACCGCCTCCAAATTCTCTCACCTCTGGGAAACTGTAGCTCAGATTCTAAGTGTCATGGCCTCAGAG GGTGTGATAGACAAAGCCAAGTATGATTCTTTCTACGTGCCGATGTATGGAGCATCCAGTGAAGAGTTGATGGAGATCATCCAAGAAGAAGGCTCCTTCTCAATCACGGACATGCGGGTATATGACCCCGCAACTGATATGaacaatgcactctttacatcaagTTGGTTCATAAATCATCTGAGAGCCATATTTGAGCCTATAATAGTCGAGCATTTCGGAGACGTCATGAATGAATTTGTGAGAACTGCGGAGCAGCGCTGGACCCTCGAGGGCAGCGTGCAAGACGAGCGTGCCAAATACCCGCGAGCTATGCAGGTCGTATCGCTTGCGAAGGCATGA